In Helianthus annuus cultivar XRQ/B chromosome 8, HanXRQr2.0-SUNRISE, whole genome shotgun sequence, a single genomic region encodes these proteins:
- the LOC110870332 gene encoding uncharacterized protein LOC110870332 — translation MALSVKLRWLKNNIKAWLKVGKNRVNGEYLVKKNRIHQLERLAESGLLEDGELDERAECISFIMDSDRRNQMDAKQKSRSRWAIEGDENTAFYHNAIKANISNNRINGIIVNGEWSSDPVVVKEKFFEFFANQFMEPMASRPSIMCQNMVSLSATEANSLIEPFSLSEIKDAIWGCVGDRAPGPDGFNFKFIKNNWDLFQGDFLKVFQEFHSKGSISRCCSSSFIALIPKTNDPISPSNFRPISLIGVVNKAISKVLVNRLKKVVGKLVSEEQTAFLSGRNISDGPLILNEVIAWMKKAKKSGMVFKIDINKAYDSLNWKFLESVMTQMNFPVTWREWIMATLVSSRASVLVNGSPTMEFECTRGLQQGDPLSPFLFVIAMEALSGVNEVEVQLMANVLGCKKGSFPFKHLGLVVGANMNLIRNWKPVIDIFKNRLSLLKAKNLSYGAPAKVLDILERLRRVFFWGGSDENSHMSWMAWEKVTAPLEYGGLGFGSLRDANLAMLSKWWWGFKLDKDHLWRKVIWAIHHNNRSWAPILAKMSIPGPWKQIIRINTHLNQIGINFVDAIRCQVGCGSKAAFWLDIWISEQPLCVKFPLLFALEIDKSCSVSDRVSWGENTMNLSWRWKRPVTSASEQEELVWKYDKSEYFTVASIKNISATVSRSVLEYLFFWNKLVPKKVGVVSWRALSERLPTQVALAARNVYIADNRCLFYRDYEETCEHLFVSCQFTQSVWLIIFQWCKTPPTFAFSLKDIRDAHVFLNGSKMKRMVLNAIAQVVIWCIWRLRNEIVFGQATPNITKVVEESKSMAYH, via the exons ATGGCTCTCTCGGTAAAGCTGAGATGGttgaaaaataatattaaagCCTGGCTCAAAGTGGGAAAAAATAGAGTTAATGGGGAGTATCTAGTCAAGAAAAATCGGATCCATCAGTTGGAAAGATTAGCAGAGTCGGGGTTGTTGGAGGATGGGGAGTTGGATGAAAGGGCGGAATGTATCAGTTTCATCATGGATTCGGATCGAAGAAATCAAATGGATGCCAAGCAAAAATCCCGATCGAGGTGGGCCATTGAAGGTGATGAGAATACTGCTTTCTATCATAATGCTATCAAAGCTAATATTAGTAATAATCGTATTAATGGCATTATTGTTAATGGTGAATGGAGTTCGGACCCGGTGGTTGTGAAGGAAAAATTCTTCGAATTTTTTGCCAATCAATTTATGGAACCGATGGCGTCTCGGCCTTCCATAATGTGTCAGAATATGGTATCATTGTCAGCAACTGAAGCTAATTCTCTAATTGAGCCTTTTTCTCTTTCGGAAATTAAGGATGCGATTTGGGGTTGTGTTGGTGATCGGGCCCCCGGCCCGGACGGCTTTAATTTTAAATTCATTAAAAATAACTGGGATCTCTTTCAAGGCGATTTTCTAAAGGTTTTTCAGGAATTCCATTCAAAGGGGTCAATTAGTAGATGTTGCTCGTCTTCGTTCATTGCCTTGATTCCTAAAACTAATGACCCAATTTCCCCGTCAAATTTCCGTCCAATCAGTTTAATTGGAGTGGTTAATAAAGCTATCTCTAAAGTTCTGGTAAATAGGCTTAAAAAAGTTGTTGGGAAGCTTGTGTCGGAGGAACAGACTGCCTTTCTGTCCGGGAGAAATATTTCAGATGGCCCCCTTATTCTAAACGAAGTTATCGCCTGGATGAAGAAAGCAAAAAAATCGGGTATGGTATTCAAGATTGATATTAATAAAGCCTATGACTCCCTCAACTGGAAATTTTTAGAGTCGGTGATGACTCAAATGAATTTTCCAGTGACATGGAGAGAATGGATCATGGCAACTCTTGTCTCGTCTAGGGCTTCGGTACTAGTGAATGGTTCTCCCACTATGGAATTTGAGTGTACACGAGGGTTGCAGCAGGGAGATCCTTTGTCCCCATTTTTGTTTGTTATTGCCATGGAGGCGCTTTCCG GGGTGAATGAAGTAGAGGTTCAGCTTATGGCAAACGTTTTGGGCTGTAAAAAGGGCTCATTTCCGTTTAAGCACCTAGGCTTGGTGGTAGGAGCAAATATGAACCTTATTCGAAACTGGAAGCCAGTCATTGATATATTCAAGAATCGGTTGTCTCTGTTGAAAGCAAAGAATCTTTCATATGGGG CTCCGGCTAAAGTCTTAGATATCTTGGAGAGGTTGAGGAGAGTCTTCTTTTGGGGCGGGTCGGATGAAAACTCTCATATGAGTTGGATGGCATGGGAAAAGGTAACCGCTCCTTTGGAGTATGGTGGATTAGGATTTGGTTCTCTTCGTGATGCTAATTTAGCGATGCTCTCAAAATGGTGGTGGGGATTTAAATTAGACAAAGACCATCTATGGAGGAAAGTGATTTGGGCGATTCACCATAACAATAGATCTTGGGCTCCAATTCTAGCTAAGATGTCGATACCGGGTCCTTGGAAACAAATCATCAGAATTAATACTCATCTCAATCAGATCGGGATCAATTTCGTTGATGCAATTCGATGTCAGGTGGGATGTGGTTCGAAAGCAGCCTTCTGGCTAGACATTTGGATCAGCGAGCAGCCGTTATGTGTCAAGTTCCCGTTATTATTCGCCCTTGAAATTGATAAGTCTTGCAGTGTTTCGGATCGGGTCTCATGGGGGGAGAATACGATGAACTTATCATGGAGGTGGAAGCGCCCTGTAACATCAGCTAGTGAACAAGAGGAGCTG GTCTGGAAGTATGATAAGTCAGAGTATTTTACTGTAGCTAGCATTAAAAATATATCAGCGACCGTATCAAGGTCAGTTCTGGAGTATCTGTTCTTTTGGAACAAGTTAGTTCCAAAAAAAGTGGGGGTTGTTTCATGGCGGGCTCTATCGGAAAGGCTGCCTACCCAGGTTGCATTGGCTGCAAGGAATGTCTATATCGCAGATAATCGTTGTTTGTTTTACAGAGACTATGAAGAAACCTGCGAACATCTGTTCGTATCATGCCAGTTCACGCAATCGGTATGGCTTATTATTTTTCAGTGGTGCAAAACTCCCCCTACGTTTGCATTTAGCCTGAAGGATATACGAGATGCTCATGTCTTCCTAAATGGATCCAAGATGAAGAGAATGGTTCTTAATGCGATAGCTCAGGTAGTCATTTGGTGTATATGGAGGTTGCGGAATGAAATTGTATTCGGCCAGGCAACTCCCAATATTACAAAGGTTGTCGAAGAGTCTAAATCAATGGCGTATCACTGA